The following proteins are encoded in a genomic region of Nicotiana sylvestris chromosome 4, ASM39365v2, whole genome shotgun sequence:
- the LOC104239158 gene encoding dihydrolipoyllysine-residue acetyltransferase component 5 of pyruvate dehydrogenase complex, chloroplastic, whose translation MSSHLLQTTFMPTTPIALRRASIFPATHLRRTHVIESKIREIFMPALSSTMTEGKIVSWVKIEGDKLAKGEAVLVVESDKADMDVESFYDGYLATIIVPEGGSAPVGSTIALLAESEDEIALAKAKTPIPTSTSSQETTTPAAAVSEEVVSPVAAAAGVSPSDAGPAKMASAVHPASEGGKRVVASPYAKKLAKELGVELRGLVGSGPNGRIVAKDVEAAVGSAASTPAPVGSVVGTTVAQPSGGAPVAPAVELGTTVPFTTMQNAVSRNMVESLAVPTFRVGYTITTNALDALYKKIKSKGVTMTALLAKATALALAKHPVVNSSCRDGKSFTYNSSINIAVAVAIDGGLITPVLQDADKVDIYSLSRKWKELVDKARAKQLQPHEYTTGTFTLSNLGMFGVDRFDAILPPGTGAIMAVGASHPALVGTKDGRIGLKNQMQVNVTADHRVIYGADLASFLQTLAQIIEDPKDLTL comes from the exons ATGTCGTCTCATCTCCTCCAAACCACCTTTATGCCCACCACCCCCATCGCCCTCCGCCGTGCTTCCATTTTCCCCGCCACCCATTTACGCAGAACCCATGTAATTGAATCCAAGATCCGTGAAATTTTCATGCCTGCACTCAGTTCTACAATGACTGAGGGCAAGATTGTCAGTTGGGTCAAAATTGAAGGTGATAAACTTGCTAAAGGTGAAGCAGTTCTTGTTGTTGAATCAGATAAAGCTGATATGGATGTTGAATCTTTTTACGATGGTTATTTAGCTACTATTATTGTTCCTGAAGGTGGGTCCGCTCCTGTGGGGTCCACCATTGCTCTTCTTGCTGAATCTGAAGATGAGATTGCACTTGCAAAGGCGAAAACTCCGATACCCACTTCGACTTCCAGTCAAGAAACGACTACTCCGGCTGCTGCTGTAAGCGAAGAGGTGGTTTCTCCGGTAGCAGCAGCTGCTGGAGTTTCACCCTCCGATGCGGGGCCCGCGAAAATGGCATCGGCCGTTCACCCTGCATCAGAAGGAGGGAAGAGAGTGGTGGCTTCACCATATGCTAAGAAATTGGCTAAGGAATTGGGTGTGGAGTTGAGGGGGTTGGTGGGTAGTGGGCCTAATGGGAGGATTGTGGCTAAAGATGTTGAAGCAGCCGTTGGATCAGCTGCTTCAACGCCTGCTCCTGTAGGTAGTGTGGTCGGGACCACAGTGGCGCAGCCAAGTGGCGGTGCACCGGTGGCTCCAGCAGTAGAATTGGGGACAACTGTGCCATTCACGACAATGCAGAATGCAGTGAGTAGAAATATGGTGGAGAGTTTGGCTGTTCCAACTTTTAGAGTGGGGTATACTATTACTACTAATGCACTTGATGCTCTCTACAAGAAg ATCAAGTCGAAAGGAGTGACAATGACAGCATTGTTGGCAAAAGCCACAGCACTTGCATTGGCTAAACATCCTGTTGTGAACTCCAGTTGTAGAGATGGGAAGAGTTTCACGTATAACAGTAGTATTAACATTGCTGTTGCAGTGGCCATAGACGGTGGTTTGATTACTCCTGTACTTCAGGATGCGGACAAG GTTGATATATACTCATTGTCAAGGAAATGGAAGGAGTTAGTTGATAAGGCTCGGGCTAAGCAACTCCAACCCCATGAATACACCACAG GCACTTTTACTCTATCTAACCTTGGGATGTTTGGCGTTGATCGCTTCGATGCCATCTTACCTCCAGGAACT GGTGCAATTATGGCTGTAGGAGCATCTCACCCTGCACTTGTTGGTACCAAAGATGGTCGAATTGGCCTGAAAAACCAAATGCAG GTAAATGTCACTGCTGATCATCGGGTGATATATGGTGCTGATTTGGCTTCTTTCCTGCAAACCTTAGCACAGATAATTGAGGACCCTAAAGACCTTACTCTTTAG
- the LOC138889936 gene encoding uncharacterized protein — protein MMQQVIGSNAKINERVDAHDATIKNIEVQLGQISMSLNNRPRGTLLVDTQINPKDQGPKQLMAVSLRNGRDLDVKQERARENIQAETFIPVPIELDESTILTVQPAQEENNIQQETKKVAEPVEKPVVEIVADKEKSQVIGKKRPPAPFPQRLAKHQKEEQYKKFFEMPKQIQVNIPLIEALKEMSGYAKMMKDLMSRKFDFQDLATVTLTQICSAVVTRPVAEKLSDPGSFTIPCTIGNFAFAKALCDLGVSINLMPLAIYKRLGIGRARPTSMLLQLADRTVKCPFGILDDVLIQVGKFVFPTDFVILDCKVDEDIPIILGRPFLATGRALIDCETRELKMRLNNEEITFNV, from the coding sequence atgatgcagcaggttattgggtccaatgcaaaaataaatgaaagagtagatgcacatgacgcaacaatcaaaaatattgaagtgcaattgggccaaatttcaatgtctctgaacaatcgtcctcGGGGGACATTACTTGTAGACACCCAGATTAATCCAAAAGATCAGGGCCCAAAGCAGCTGATGGCGGTGAGTCTCCGTAATGGCAGGGATCTAGATGTAAAACAAGAGAGAGCTCGAGAAAATATACAGGCTGAGACATTCAttccagtgcccattgagctggatgagtcTACGATACTGACAGTCcagcctgcccaggaagaaaATAACATTCAGCAGGAGACCAAGAAAGTAGCTGAGCCAGTTGAAAAGCCAGTAGTTGAAATAGTAGCTGATAAAGAGAAGTCCCAagtgattgggaagaagagacctcctgcaCCCTTTCCACAAAGGCTGGCCAAGCATCAAAAGGAGGAGCAGTATAAAAAGTTCTTTGAAATGCccaaacaaatccaggtaaatattccactGATTGAAGCTTTAAAGGAGATGTCTGGGtacgcaaaaatgatgaaggacttgatgtcccggaAATTTGATTTTCAAGACTTGGCTACGGTTACACTTACTCAGATATGTAGTGCAGTGGTGACGCGACCTGTTGCTGAAAAGCTGTCTGATCCAGGtagctttacaattccatgcactattgggaatTTCGCCTTTGCTAAGGCGCTCTGTGATTTAGGGGTCAGcattaatcttatgcccctggctatctataagaggttgggcattgggagagctagacccacctccaTGTTGTTGCAGTTGGCCGACAGAACTGTGAAGTGTCCATTCGGTATCCTTGATGATGTGCTTATTCAGgtggggaaatttgtgttccctacagattttgtgatcttggattgcaaAGTGGATGAAGATATTCCTATAATcttaggaagaccattcttggccacgGGGAGAGCTCTGATTGACTGTGAGACTAGGGAGCTCAAAATGAGACTCAATAATGAGGAAATAACATTCAATGTGTAG